The Clostridioides sp. ES-S-0010-02 genome window below encodes:
- a CDS encoding exosporium protein → MDDYKDNLGPSLYQDVGPTGPTGPIGPTGPKGATGATGANGITGPTGNTGATGANGITGPTGNTGATGANGATGETGPRGATGATGANGITGPTGNTGATGANGITGPTGNKGATGANGVTGATGPAGATGATGSTGNTGATGATGENGITGPTGNTGATGATGANGITGPTGNTGATGANGATGATGPDGATGATGPTGNTGATGADGVTGATGAIGATGPTGADGEVGPTGAVGATGSDGAIGPTGVDGATGPTGADGAVGPTGAVGPTGADGATGPTGATGATGADGAVGPTGAVGATGPTGADGEVGPTGNTGATGADGAVGPTGATGATGPTGATGAVGATGPTGADGVAGATGATGATGANGATGPTGNTGATGVAGTAGAIGPTGPTGANGATGATGNTGATGANGATGPTGNTGATGVLASNNAQFTVSSSSLVNNTLVTFNSSFINGTNITLPTSSTINLAVGGVYNVSFGIRATLSLAGFMAITTNFNGTAQNNFVAKAVNTLTSSDVSVSLSFLVDARAAAVTLSFTFGSGTTGTSPAGYVSVYRIQ, encoded by the coding sequence ATGGATGATTACAAAGACAATTTAGGTCCAAGTTTATATCAAGATGTAGGACCAACGGGACCAACAGGACCAATTGGTCCTACAGGTCCTAAAGGAGCAACAGGGGCAACAGGAGCAAATGGAATAACAGGCCCAACAGGAAATACAGGAGCAACAGGAGCAAATGGAATAACAGGCCCAACAGGAAATACAGGAGCAACAGGAGCAAATGGAGCAACAGGAGAAACAGGACCTAGAGGGGCAACAGGAGCAACAGGAGCAAATGGAATAACAGGCCCAACAGGAAATACAGGAGCAACAGGGGCAAATGGAATAACAGGACCAACAGGAAACAAAGGAGCAACAGGAGCAAATGGAGTAACAGGAGCAACAGGTCCAGCAGGAGCAACAGGAGCGACAGGGTCAACAGGAAATACAGGAGCAACAGGAGCAACAGGGGAAAATGGAATAACGGGTCCAACAGGAAACACAGGAGCAACAGGAGCAACAGGGGCAAATGGAATAACAGGACCAACAGGAAACACAGGAGCAACAGGAGCAAATGGAGCAACAGGAGCAACAGGTCCAGATGGAGCAACAGGAGCAACAGGACCAACAGGAAATACAGGAGCAACAGGAGCAGATGGAGTAACAGGAGCAACAGGGGCAATAGGAGCAACAGGTCCAACAGGAGCAGATGGAGAGGTAGGTCCAACAGGGGCAGTAGGAGCAACAGGTTCAGATGGAGCAATAGGTCCAACAGGAGTAGATGGAGCAACAGGCCCAACAGGAGCAGATGGAGCAGTAGGCCCAACAGGAGCAGTAGGTCCAACAGGAGCAGATGGAGCAACAGGTCCAACAGGGGCAACAGGAGCAACAGGAGCAGATGGAGCAGTAGGTCCAACAGGAGCAGTAGGAGCAACAGGTCCAACAGGAGCAGATGGAGAGGTAGGTCCAACAGGAAATACAGGAGCAACAGGAGCAGATGGAGCAGTAGGTCCAACAGGAGCGACAGGAGCAACAGGTCCAACAGGAGCAACAGGAGCAGTGGGAGCAACAGGCCCAACAGGAGCAGATGGAGTAGCAGGAGCAACAGGAGCAACTGGTGCAACTGGTGCAAATGGAGCAACAGGTCCAACAGGAAATACAGGAGCAACTGGAGTAGCAGGAACAGCAGGAGCAATAGGTCCAACAGGTCCAACAGGTGCAAATGGAGCAACAGGAGCAACAGGAAACACAGGAGCAACTGGAGCGAATGGGGCAACAGGTCCAACAGGAAATACAGGAGCAACTGGAGTATTAGCATCAAACAATGCACAATTTACGGTATCTTCTTCGAGCCTAGTGAATAACACATTGGTTACATTTAACTCATCATTTATAAATGGAACTAATATAACTTTACCAACAAGTAGTACTATAAATCTTGCAGTTGGAGGAGTGTATAATGTATCTTTTGGTATACGTGCTACGCTTTCACTTGCAGGGTTTATGGCAATTACGACTAACTTTAATGGAACAGCTCAAAATAACTTTGTAGCAAAAGCAGTAAATACACTTACCTCATCAGATGTAAGTGTAAGTTTAAGTTTTTTAGTTGATGCTAGAGCAGCAGCAGTAACTTTAAGTTTTACCTTTGGCTCAGGAACAACAGGTACTTCTCCAGCTGGGTATGTATCAGTATATAGAATACAATAA
- a CDS encoding 4-hydroxy-tetrahydrodipicolinate reductase, which yields MLKVIISGYNGTMGRVLAECVKKDSELELVCGVARSADENTYHGDTKLFKTMTDVTEKADVIIDFSHHETLDPILSYALKNNTPVVLATTGYDEDELNKIEKASKNIPILLSSNTSLGVNILIKLVKDASKMLEGFDIEIIEKHHNRKEDAPSGTANMIANAIKEVLPESENRYGRYGRDCKRKSNEIGIHSIRGGNIISDHDVIFAGDNEVLTLSHHSQSDEVFADGSIVAAKFLVGRKSGLYKMSDILG from the coding sequence ATGTTAAAAGTTATAATTAGCGGTTATAATGGAACGATGGGAAGAGTGTTAGCAGAATGTGTAAAAAAAGATAGTGAATTAGAGTTAGTTTGTGGTGTAGCTAGGTCTGCTGATGAAAATACTTATCATGGTGATACGAAACTTTTTAAGACAATGACTGATGTAACTGAAAAAGCTGATGTTATAATAGATTTCTCACATCATGAAACTTTAGACCCAATCTTATCATACGCACTAAAAAACAATACCCCTGTAGTATTAGCTACTACTGGATATGATGAGGATGAATTAAATAAAATAGAAAAAGCATCAAAAAATATTCCTATATTATTATCCTCAAATACATCTCTAGGTGTAAATATTTTAATAAAATTAGTTAAAGATGCATCAAAAATGTTAGAAGGCTTTGATATTGAAATCATAGAAAAGCATCATAACAGAAAGGAAGATGCTCCTAGTGGTACTGCTAATATGATAGCCAATGCAATTAAAGAGGTCTTACCTGAAAGTGAAAATAGATATGGAAGATATGGTAGAGATTGTAAAAGGAAATCAAATGAAATTGGAATACACTCTATAAGAGGTGGTAATATAATCAGTGACCATGATGTTATATTTGCAGGTGATAATGAAGTTCTTACATTAAGTCACCATTCTCAATCTGATGAAGTCTTTGCAGATGGTTCTATAGTTGCAGCTAAATTTTTAGTTGGTAGAAAGTCTGGACTTTATAAAATGTCAGATATATTAGGATAA
- a CDS encoding SPFH domain-containing protein has product MLNEEKTYQEKDAKAFNGVVALIMIILFLVVSIGVMVFGIIKLDNGFTGIGSFMLVLSILFIVIDFILCFGLKMINPKEAIVLVLFGNYYGTIKKEGYYWVNPFCSAVNPTSSGINVSKSSSTEKVDISSNPRGKKVSLKTMTLNNEKQKVNDLLGNPIIIGVVVIWKVIDATKAVFNVDNYNTFLSIQCDSTIRNVSRLYPYDVSEDGDEKSLRGSSQEIADKLQKELQSRVDIAGIEVCEVRITHLSYAPEIAAAMLQRQQAEAIIAARKKIVEGAVSMVEMALTNLSENNVVTLDEEHKAAMVSNLLVVLCGNKDAQPVVNSGSIY; this is encoded by the coding sequence ATGTTAAATGAAGAAAAAACTTATCAAGAAAAGGATGCTAAAGCATTTAATGGAGTAGTAGCTTTGATAATGATTATCTTGTTTTTAGTAGTTTCAATAGGTGTTATGGTTTTTGGAATAATAAAACTTGACAATGGATTTACTGGAATAGGTTCGTTTATGTTAGTTTTAAGTATTTTATTTATAGTGATAGATTTTATACTGTGCTTTGGACTAAAAATGATTAACCCAAAAGAAGCTATAGTTCTAGTTTTATTTGGGAACTACTATGGAACTATAAAAAAAGAAGGATACTATTGGGTAAATCCATTTTGTTCAGCAGTAAATCCAACATCATCAGGAATTAATGTATCAAAATCTTCATCTACTGAAAAAGTAGATATATCCTCTAATCCAAGAGGAAAGAAAGTATCTTTAAAAACAATGACTCTTAATAATGAAAAGCAAAAAGTTAATGACTTATTAGGAAATCCTATTATAATAGGTGTTGTTGTAATTTGGAAAGTTATAGATGCAACTAAAGCTGTATTTAATGTTGATAATTATAATACTTTTTTATCAATTCAATGTGATTCAACTATTCGTAATGTTTCAAGACTTTATCCATATGATGTGTCTGAAGATGGTGATGAAAAATCTCTTCGTGGTAGTAGTCAAGAGATAGCAGATAAATTACAAAAAGAATTACAATCTAGGGTAGATATTGCAGGAATTGAAGTATGTGAAGTAAGAATTACTCACCTTTCTTATGCACCAGAGATTGCAGCGGCTATGTTACAACGCCAACAAGCAGAAGCTATAATAGCAGCACGTAAAAAGATTGTTGAGGGGGCTGTAAGTATGGTAGAGATGGCATTAACTAATTTAAGTGAGAATAATGTCGTGACTTTAGATGAGGAACATAAAGCAGCTATGGTGAGCAATTTATTGGTTGTTCTTTGTGGTAATAAAGATGCACAACCAGTAGTAAATAGTGGCTCAATTTATTAG
- the dapD gene encoding 2,3,4,5-tetrahydropyridine-2,6-dicarboxylate N-acetyltransferase, giving the protein MVNLNDAYEIARYIKEVKKKTPVKVYVNTNSLHFQSTDKFKVFGNNGSYVFVGDYEDIMEVLDKHGNDIIDTHVEYDRRNSAIPLKNTLSEHARIEPGAIIRDMVTIEKNAVVMMGAVINIGAVIGEGSMVDMNAVIGARGTLGKNVHLGAGAVVAGVLEPPSATPVIVEDDVLIGANAVVLEGVRIGKGAVVAAGAVVTTDVEAGAVVAGSPAKVIKMKDEKTADKTKLMEDLRSLD; this is encoded by the coding sequence ATGGTAAATTTAAACGATGCTTATGAAATAGCAAGATATATAAAAGAAGTTAAAAAGAAAACACCTGTTAAAGTATATGTAAATACTAACTCTTTACATTTCCAATCAACTGATAAATTTAAAGTATTTGGAAACAATGGTTCTTATGTATTTGTAGGTGACTATGAAGATATAATGGAAGTATTAGATAAACATGGTAACGATATAATAGATACTCATGTGGAATATGATAGAAGAAATTCTGCTATTCCTCTAAAAAATACTTTAAGTGAACATGCAAGAATCGAACCAGGTGCAATAATAAGAGATATGGTTACTATAGAAAAAAATGCTGTTGTAATGATGGGAGCTGTTATAAATATAGGAGCTGTTATCGGTGAAGGTTCTATGGTAGATATGAATGCTGTTATTGGTGCTAGAGGTACTCTTGGTAAAAATGTTCATTTAGGCGCTGGTGCTGTTGTTGCTGGTGTTTTAGAGCCACCTTCTGCTACTCCTGTTATAGTTGAAGATGATGTTTTAATAGGAGCTAATGCAGTTGTTCTTGAAGGTGTTAGAATCGGTAAAGGTGCTGTTGTTGCAGCTGGTGCTGTTGTAACTACTGATGTAGAAGCTGGTGCTGTTGTTGCTGGTTCTCCTGCTAAAGTTATAAAAATGAAAGACGAAAAAACGGCTGACAAGACTAAACTTATGGAAGACCTTAGAAGCTTAGACTAA
- a CDS encoding 4-hydroxy-tetrahydrodipicolinate reductase has product MLKVIATGYDGKMGKILADTIRDDSELELVCVAARGMDSCEGNLKIYEDMNTIVEEADVVIDFSHHSNLDNILSYVLKTKTPLVIATTGYNDEEINRIHEAAKVIPVFQSYNMSLGVNVLVKLVKDAAKLLEGFDIEIIEKHHNRKVDAPSGTAVMIANAIKEVLPNVENNYGRYGRSAKRQPNEVGIHAIRGGNIVGEHDALFAGDNEVLTISHQAQSRGIFASGSIAAAKYLVKQKPGFYNMDSMLG; this is encoded by the coding sequence ATGTTAAAAGTTATAGCAACTGGTTATGATGGAAAAATGGGCAAGATTTTAGCCGATACTATAAGAGATGATAGTGAACTAGAATTAGTTTGTGTTGCAGCTAGAGGTATGGATAGCTGTGAAGGCAATCTTAAAATTTATGAAGATATGAATACTATAGTTGAAGAAGCTGATGTAGTTATAGATTTTTCTCATCACTCTAATTTAGATAATATTTTATCTTATGTTTTAAAAACTAAAACTCCTTTAGTAATTGCTACTACTGGATATAATGATGAAGAAATTAATAGAATACATGAAGCGGCTAAAGTTATTCCTGTATTCCAATCATATAATATGTCTCTTGGTGTAAATGTATTAGTGAAATTGGTTAAAGATGCAGCTAAATTATTAGAAGGATTCGATATAGAAATAATAGAAAAACATCACAACAGAAAAGTAGATGCCCCAAGTGGTACAGCTGTTATGATTGCTAACGCTATAAAAGAGGTTTTACCAAACGTTGAAAATAATTATGGTAGATATGGGCGTAGTGCAAAAAGACAACCAAATGAGGTTGGTATCCATGCTATAAGAGGTGGAAATATTGTTGGTGAACATGATGCTCTATTTGCTGGAGATAATGAAGTCCTTACAATAAGTCATCAAGCTCAATCTCGTGGTATTTTTGCAAGTGGTTCTATAGCTGCTGCTAAATACTTGGTTAAACAAAAACCAGGATTTTATAACATGGATAGCATGTTAGGATAG
- a CDS encoding 4-hydroxy-tetrahydrodipicolinate synthase — MIFKGSAVALVTPFTKDSKVDFDKLGELVEYQIANGTDAIVACGTTGEANTMTDEEQLATIKYVVEKVNKRVPVIAGSGSNDTMHSVNLSQEAEKLGVDALLIITPYYNKANKAGLKRHFETIANSVKLPIILYNVPGRTCVNISPSLIVELAKIDNIVAVKEASGDLGQVAEIASLVPDDFAIYSGNDDTILPLLSLGGQGVISVLANVCPQETHDLVAKFFEGDIEGSRKLQLGMDALIAALFIEVNPIPVKTAMNLLGFNVGDLRLPLAEMDPANLEVLKKELVNFGLKVNA; from the coding sequence ATGATATTTAAAGGTTCTGCTGTTGCTCTAGTTACTCCATTTACAAAGGATAGCAAAGTTGATTTTGACAAATTAGGTGAATTAGTTGAATACCAAATCGCTAACGGTACTGATGCTATAGTAGCTTGTGGTACTACTGGCGAAGCTAATACTATGACTGATGAAGAACAACTTGCTACTATTAAGTATGTTGTTGAAAAAGTTAATAAAAGAGTTCCTGTTATCGCAGGAAGTGGTTCTAATGATACTATGCACTCAGTTAATTTAAGTCAAGAAGCTGAAAAATTAGGAGTAGATGCTCTATTAATAATAACTCCTTATTACAATAAAGCCAATAAAGCTGGACTTAAACGTCATTTTGAAACAATCGCTAACAGTGTTAAACTTCCAATTATACTTTACAATGTACCTGGAAGAACTTGTGTTAATATAAGCCCTAGTCTCATAGTTGAACTTGCTAAGATAGATAATATAGTTGCTGTAAAGGAAGCTAGTGGGGACTTAGGACAAGTTGCAGAAATAGCTAGCTTAGTTCCAGACGACTTTGCTATCTACTCTGGTAATGATGATACTATACTTCCTTTATTGTCTTTAGGAGGTCAAGGAGTTATATCAGTACTTGCTAATGTTTGCCCTCAAGAAACACACGATTTAGTAGCTAAATTCTTTGAAGGCGATATAGAAGGTTCTAGAAAATTACAACTTGGTATGGATGCTTTAATCGCTGCTTTATTTATAGAAGTAAATCCTATACCAGTTAAGACTGCAATGAATTTATTAGGATTCAATGTTGGAGATTTAAGACTTCCTCTAGCAGAAATGGACCCAGCAAACTTAGAGGTATTAAAGAAAGAATTAGTTAACTTTGGACTAAAAGTTAATGCATAG
- a CDS encoding aspartate-semialdehyde dehydrogenase, with protein sequence MKKVNVAIVGATGMVGRTFLKVLEERNFPIENLFLFSSSKSAGSKVMFCGKEYIVEELKETSFTDRGIQIALFSAGGSISEKYAPIAASNGILVVDNSSQWRMNPDVPLVVPEVNPEAIKKHKGIIANPNCSTIQAMVPLKPLDDKYKIKRVVYSTYQAVSGSGVKGVEDLEKGMTGNPTGFYPHQISYNCLPHIDSFTENGYTKEEMKMVNETMKILDNYDLKITATTVRVPVKNGHSESINIEFNNPFELEDLVKTLEEAPGVVVVDNPAKNEYPTAVEFDDRDEVFVGRIRRDFSVDNGVNLWVVADNIRKGAATNAIQIAEMAISYDLV encoded by the coding sequence ATGAAAAAAGTAAATGTGGCAATAGTTGGTGCTACTGGAATGGTAGGTAGAACATTTTTAAAAGTATTAGAAGAAAGAAATTTTCCAATAGAAAATCTATTTTTATTCTCTTCTTCTAAATCTGCTGGTTCTAAAGTAATGTTTTGTGGTAAAGAATATATAGTAGAAGAATTAAAAGAAACTTCATTTACTGATAGAGGAATACAAATAGCGTTATTCTCTGCTGGAGGAAGCATTAGTGAAAAATATGCTCCAATAGCTGCATCAAATGGAATCTTGGTAGTAGATAACTCTAGTCAATGGAGAATGAATCCAGATGTTCCTTTGGTTGTTCCTGAGGTAAATCCAGAAGCTATAAAAAAACATAAAGGTATAATAGCTAATCCAAACTGCTCTACTATACAAGCTATGGTTCCTCTTAAACCTCTTGATGACAAATACAAAATTAAGAGAGTTGTTTACTCTACTTACCAAGCTGTATCTGGTTCTGGTGTTAAAGGGGTTGAAGATTTAGAAAAAGGAATGACTGGTAATCCTACTGGATTCTATCCACATCAAATTTCTTATAACTGTCTTCCTCATATAGATTCATTTACTGAAAATGGATATACTAAGGAAGAAATGAAAATGGTAAACGAAACTATGAAAATACTTGATAACTACGACTTAAAAATAACTGCAACTACTGTAAGAGTTCCAGTAAAAAATGGTCATAGTGAATCTATAAACATTGAGTTTAATAATCCATTTGAATTAGAAGACTTAGTAAAAACACTTGAAGAAGCTCCAGGAGTTGTAGTAGTTGATAATCCTGCTAAAAATGAATATCCAACTGCTGTAGAATTTGATGATAGAGATGAAGTGTTTGTTGGAAGAATTAGAAGAGACTTTAGTGTTGATAATGGTGTAAACCTTTGGGTTGTTGCTGACAATATAAGAAAAGGTGCTGCAACTAATGCAATCCAAATAGCTGAAATGGCTATATCATATGATTTAGTATAG
- a CDS encoding 4-hydroxy-tetrahydrodipicolinate synthase, with protein sequence MLFKGSAVALVTPFTEDNNVNFEKLGELIEYHIENDTDALVVCGTTGEATTMSESEIFAVIKYTVEKVNKRIPVIAGTGSNNTMLSVHMSQEAEKLGVDGLLIITPYYNKTNEKGLKLHFETIAKSVKLPIILYNVPGRTKVNIKPSVVAELAKIDNIVAVKEASGDLAQVAEIAKLVPKDFAIYSGNDDTILPLLSLGGSGVISVLANICPKETHDLVTKFFEGDIEGSKKLQLDMDTLIDALFIEVNPVPVKTAMNILGFNVGDLRLPLAEMEEANLNVLKQELTNFGFKF encoded by the coding sequence ATGTTATTTAAAGGTTCTGCTGTTGCTTTAGTTACCCCATTTACGGAGGATAACAATGTCAACTTTGAAAAATTAGGTGAATTAATCGAATACCATATTGAAAATGACACAGATGCACTAGTTGTTTGTGGAACAACAGGTGAAGCTACTACTATGAGTGAATCTGAGATTTTTGCTGTAATAAAATATACAGTTGAAAAAGTCAACAAGAGAATACCAGTTATAGCAGGTACTGGTTCAAACAATACTATGTTGTCTGTTCATATGAGCCAAGAAGCTGAAAAATTGGGAGTGGATGGTCTTTTAATCATAACTCCTTACTATAATAAGACTAATGAAAAAGGTCTTAAACTTCACTTTGAAACAATAGCAAAAAGCGTTAAATTACCAATTATTTTATATAATGTACCAGGAAGAACTAAGGTAAATATAAAGCCATCTGTTGTGGCTGAGCTTGCTAAAATAGATAATATAGTTGCTGTGAAGGAAGCTAGTGGAGATTTAGCTCAGGTTGCAGAAATAGCTAAATTAGTGCCTAAAGACTTCGCTATATACTCCGGTAATGATGATACTATACTACCTCTATTATCATTAGGTGGAAGTGGTGTTATCTCTGTACTTGCTAATATATGCCCTAAAGAAACCCATGATTTAGTAACTAAATTCTTTGAAGGTGACATTGAAGGCTCTAAAAAATTACAACTTGATATGGATACTTTAATTGACGCCTTATTTATAGAAGTAAATCCAGTTCCAGTTAAAACTGCTATGAATATTTTAGGTTTTAATGTTGGAGATTTAAGACTTCCTTTAGCTGAAATGGAAGAAGCTAATCTTAATGTCTTAAAACAAGAATTGACAAATTTTGGATTTAAATTTTAG
- a CDS encoding L-serine ammonia-lyase codes for MDTLKELFKIGSGPSSSHTMGPQRAAERFKNENPDAESFRAILYGSLAATGKGHLTDYIIEKTIAPKKVEIVWEEDIIKDFHPNGMKFEALDKDGNVTAEWTVYSVGGGTIAEEGQRNSKSNSIYHLDTMDEIVKWCKENNKTLVDFVLECEPSDIKDYIKTIKDAMRKSIDDGLSTDEVIPGKLLLKRRANNFYKAYQEDKSFSTLVYAYALAASEQNASGNIIVTAPTCGSAGVIPGIFFAMQDFYKYDDEKIIEALLVAGIIGNIIKTNASISGAEVGCQGEVGAACSMAAAAVAYLKGGTIDHIEYAAEIALEHHLGMTCDPVYGYVQIPCIERNAMAAQRAYDAAKYALLTDGSHSVSLDQVVETMKETGIDMMDKYKETAKGGLAKHFFSC; via the coding sequence ATGGATACTTTAAAGGAACTTTTTAAAATAGGAAGTGGACCTTCAAGTTCTCATACTATGGGGCCACAAAGAGCAGCGGAAAGATTTAAAAATGAAAATCCAGATGCAGAAAGTTTTAGAGCAATATTATATGGTAGTTTAGCTGCTACAGGAAAAGGTCACTTAACAGATTATATAATTGAAAAAACTATAGCTCCAAAGAAAGTTGAAATCGTTTGGGAGGAAGATATAATAAAAGATTTTCATCCAAATGGAATGAAGTTTGAAGCTTTAGATAAAGATGGAAATGTGACAGCTGAATGGACTGTATATTCTGTTGGTGGAGGAACTATAGCAGAAGAAGGTCAAAGAAACAGTAAAAGCAATAGTATATATCACTTAGACACTATGGATGAAATAGTGAAATGGTGTAAAGAAAATAATAAAACTTTAGTTGATTTTGTGTTAGAATGTGAACCATCTGATATAAAAGACTATATAAAAACTATAAAAGATGCTATGAGAAAATCTATTGATGATGGACTAAGCACAGATGAAGTAATACCAGGTAAATTATTATTAAAAAGAAGAGCAAATAATTTTTATAAAGCGTATCAAGAAGATAAAAGTTTTTCAACACTTGTATATGCATATGCACTAGCAGCTTCAGAGCAAAATGCTTCTGGTAATATAATAGTTACAGCACCGACTTGTGGTTCTGCTGGGGTAATACCAGGAATATTCTTTGCAATGCAAGATTTTTATAAATACGATGATGAAAAAATAATTGAAGCATTACTTGTAGCTGGAATAATTGGAAATATAATAAAAACTAATGCATCAATATCTGGTGCAGAAGTAGGATGTCAAGGTGAGGTTGGAGCAGCTTGTTCGATGGCAGCAGCGGCAGTAGCGTATTTAAAGGGTGGTACTATAGACCATATTGAATATGCAGCAGAGATAGCACTTGAACATCATCTAGGAATGACTTGTGACCCTGTATATGGATATGTCCAAATTCCATGTATAGAAAGAAATGCAATGGCAGCTCAAAGAGCTTATGATGCAGCTAAGTATGCATTATTAACTGATGGCTCACATTCTGTCTCCTTGGACCAAGTCGTTGAAACAATGAAAGAAACTGGTATCGATATGATGGATAAATACAAAGAAACTGCAAAAGGTGGACTTGCTAAACACTTCTTCTCTTGCTAA
- a CDS encoding N-acetyldiaminopimelate deacetylase, with translation MREASYLQEQLYKHRNALNPIAEIGRKEYKTSKYIRDYLDKIGVEYEVYLETGIVGVIEGKRPRKDIAFRADIDGLRSEEGVKHLCGHDGHATILLGLIEYLNDNKEDLNDNVVFIFQPAEEGPGGAKALIDAGVLKKYNVDEIYGLHIYPELPEGYVGTREGYFMAQIGDIDIEIVSKSGHGAMPQNGIDGIVIASNFISSLQTIVSRNISPIDNAVLTIGRIEGGARRNIIAENIKMEGTIRCFNPEVYERMKLRVKELARGFELSYNCKVNINIMDDYIAVKNDKDLYKEFVEAVGKDTAIELDPLMISEDFSYYQKEVPGLFFMLGSRNEKKGFVNGLHNINFNFDEKICVNALNVYAKLLKYKKAID, from the coding sequence ATGAGAGAGGCATCGTATTTACAAGAACAACTTTACAAGCATAGGAATGCATTAAATCCTATTGCAGAAATTGGAAGAAAAGAGTATAAGACTTCAAAATATATAAGGGATTATCTTGACAAAATAGGAGTTGAATATGAAGTTTATTTAGAAACAGGAATAGTAGGTGTGATAGAAGGTAAAAGACCAAGAAAAGATATAGCTTTTAGAGCTGATATAGATGGTCTTCGTAGTGAAGAAGGTGTAAAACACTTATGTGGCCATGATGGACATGCTACTATATTGCTTGGATTAATTGAGTATTTAAATGATAATAAAGAAGATTTAAATGATAATGTTGTATTTATATTCCAACCAGCAGAAGAAGGACCAGGTGGAGCAAAAGCATTGATAGATGCAGGTGTGCTTAAAAAATACAATGTGGATGAGATATATGGGCTTCATATATACCCAGAATTACCAGAAGGTTATGTAGGTACAAGAGAAGGATACTTCATGGCTCAAATAGGAGATATTGATATAGAAATAGTATCTAAAAGTGGACATGGAGCTATGCCACAGAATGGAATTGATGGTATAGTGATAGCTTCAAACTTTATAAGTTCACTTCAAACTATAGTATCAAGAAATATAAGTCCAATAGACAATGCAGTGTTGACTATAGGTAGAATTGAAGGAGGGGCTAGAAGAAATATAATAGCTGAAAATATAAAGATGGAAGGCACTATTAGATGTTTTAATCCAGAAGTGTATGAGAGAATGAAACTTAGAGTTAAAGAACTAGCTAGAGGCTTTGAATTGTCTTATAACTGTAAAGTAAATATAAATATTATGGATGATTATATAGCTGTTAAAAACGATAAGGACTTATATAAAGAGTTTGTAGAAGCTGTTGGAAAGGATACGGCTATAGAATTAGACCCACTTATGATATCAGAAGATTTCTCTTATTATCAAAAAGAAGTTCCAGGACTGTTCTTTATGTTGGGTTCAAGAAATGAGAAAAAAGGATTTGTAAATGGACTTCATAATATAAACTTTAACTTTGATGAAAAAATATGTGTGAATGCACTAAATGTCTATGCAAAACTATTAAAATATAAAAAAGCAATAGATTAA
- a CDS encoding small, acid-soluble spore protein, alpha/beta type, which translates to MKENMKREKKITNGKNTKILTNDDIMKYEIASELGLMDKVGERGWAGLTAKEAGRIGGMLTSRKKRLRKIVEGQNKKDESI; encoded by the coding sequence TTGAAAGAAAATATGAAAAGAGAAAAGAAGATAACTAATGGCAAGAATACTAAAATATTGACAAATGATGATATAATGAAATATGAGATAGCCTCTGAACTAGGTCTTATGGACAAAGTTGGAGAACGTGGGTGGGCAGGACTTACAGCTAAAGAAGCTGGAAGAATTGGAGGTATGCTTACATCACGCAAAAAGAGGCTGAGAAAGATTGTGGAGGGGCAGAATAAAAAGGATGAGTCAATATAG